CTGCAGCGTGGTATTCTTTAAATCCTTTCCAATAAGCCGATATGTTTCCGGCATTACCTACAGGAATAGCCAGAACATCCGGTGCTTTGCCGAGCTGATCGACAACCTCAAACGCGGCGGTTTTTTGGCCTTCAATTCGATATGGATTTACGGAGTTCACTAATGTAATAGGATGTTTCGCTGTAATTTCACGCACAATCTCAAGCGCACGGTCAAAGTTGCCGTCAATCGCAATAACCTTTGCACCGTAAATCATTGCCTGCGCCAGCTTTCCAAGTGCGATATTATTGTTCGGTATAATGACTATACAATTCAGCCCGCCGCGAGCAGCATATGCAGCAGCGGCTGCAGAGGTGTTTCCTGTAGAGGCACACATGATCGTGCGACTCCCTTCCTCCATAGCTTTAGCTACCGCCATAACCATACCACGGTCTTTAAACGAACCCGTTGGGTTTAATCCCTCGAATTTGAAATGCAGATCAATGCCCAAATCCTTGGACAGATTCTCGGCACGGATCAACGGGGTATTTCCCTCTTTCAGCGTTAACAACGGTGTATTTTCGTTAACAGGCAAATATTCCTTATACGTCTGGATCAAACCTTCATATGGCATCTCTCTTATTCTCCTCTTCACATATAAAATTTATATATTATTTATGGATCATTACGGGTAACAGATTAGCCTTCTACACGGTACACACTCTTAATGCGGCGTATGACATCCAAGCTTTCAAAATGGTTAAGCACTTTATCTATGCTAGCTTTGCTGGCGTTATGGGTTACGATGATGATTTCCGCATCGGGATTTTGATCATTCGGCTGCTGCACCACGGACTCCAGGCTTACATCAAATTCAGCGAGCACTTGTGTGATTTTTGCAAGCACCCCTGCTTTATCGTCCACTTGGAGCAAAATAAAATTCTTAAACATGATCTGCTCATCGCTCTTCAGCTTTTTCGCTTTGTAAGGCACGATCGCTTTTAAACCATTCACGCCGAGCTTCAGGTTTTTGATAACAGCGACCAGATCTGCTACGACGGAAGTTGCCGTCGGCATTTCACCTGCACCTGGACCATAAAACATCGTCTCGCCAACCGCTTCTCCGTATACGTAAACAGCATTGTATACTCCGTTCACCGCAGCAATCGGATGACTCGTACGAACCATCGTTGGCTGGACACTGATGCTGACCTGCTCATCCTCACGGTCTGCGATACCGAGCAGTTTCATTTCGTAACCCAGCCGCTTCGCATATAGAATGTCTTCCTTGGACACCTGCGAGATTCCCTTTACACTTACATCCTTCAACTCAACATTCGTACGGAAACCCAATGTACCTAGAATGGCCATTTTACGTGCGGCGTCCAATCCTTCCACATCAGAGGTTGGATCTGCTTCCGCATAACCGAGCTGCTGGGCTTCTGCCAATACATCCTCGTACGAAGCACCTTCCTGACTCATTTTTGTCAGAATAAAGTTCGTTGTTCCGTTAACAATCCCCATAATTTTCATAATGCGGTCCGAAGAAAAACCTTCGATCAGGGTACGGATAATCGGAATACCACCGGCGACACTTGCCTCATAGAATACATCACACTGCTTCTCTTGAGCTTTCGCCATAATTTCTGCCCCATGAAGCGCCATCAGATCCTTATTCGCTGTGACGATATGTTTCCCCCGATCCAATGCTTCCAAAATGTAAGACTTCGTCTGCTCAATGCCGCCCATTACTTCCACAATTACATCAATTTCCGGATCGCGGATCACATCCCAAGGATCATCCGTCAGCTTACTGCTTTCCACCGTTACACTGCGATCTTTCTCTGTATTTTTAACTGCGATTTTTTCTATAACAATAGGTGACCCCACCTGACTGCTCAAATCTTCCTGATGTCCCTCGACGATACGGACAACCCCTGTACCTACAGTACCTAATCCCAACAATCCTACTTTAACCGGCTTCATATATGTCTCCTCCTATTTCCAACCATTCTTGTACTCTATTATAACTAACTATCCTTGCCCGATCATTTGGACTCTTCTTACGCCCGTTGCCCGGCGCAATCCATCAAGCAAATCATCCAGCTCTTCGTTGAGCCGTGATACTTCCACAGAAATAACAACATTCGCAATTCCTTGCAGCGGTATACTCTGGTGTATGGTAAGTACGTTACCGCCCTCTCCAGCCACCAGACCCAACACCTCGGACAGCATGCCGGAACGATGCTCCATATCAATGGAAATCGTGACGATCTCATCCCGCTCCAACTGATTGATGGGATGAATGCCATCTTTGTACTTATAAAAAGCACTCCGGCTCAGGCCAACCTGCTCAACGGCTTCATGAACTGTCTTCACATCACCGGACGCGAGCAGCCTTTTTACCTGCATGGTCTTCACCACGGCTTCTGGTAAAATATCCTCACGGACTAGATAATACCGTTCTTTCACAAACGTCCTCTCCTCAAAGACTCGTGTTTTTGTATAGTGGACATTATACTGGATAACCTGGTTGAGGGCAATACGTTTGAGTCTATTTTTTAAAAATCACTATGTTGTTGTCGTATAAATGTTTGTTTAAATAAAGCTGTATATAATAAAACCTCCCTACTCTTTTGGGAGGTTTTACGGATATTGAATTCCAAACCTGTGTTATGCGTAATTTACGGGGCCACCGCAATATTCACATTCCTTCGATTCATCAGGATTAAGCGACATCTTTGCTCCGCAGCCTGGACAATCCATAACCTTAGGCGGCTTGGTCTTTTGCTCCGGTGTTTCCGCGTTATTGTAAAACGTATTATTTTGTTCAAAATTAATTTGGTTTTGGCCAAAATTAATATTAATGATATTATCGCCTGTTTTGAAATTTCCCCCTCTGTGTCCTCCACGAGAAAAACCATCCAAAACCAAATATCCATCTTCAATCGTCCCGTATGGCAAGATTCGCTTCTCTATCATATATTCAATATCTTCGATAACACGCTCAGCAGGTTGTTTTACCTGTTCCGCTATTCTCGAGATATTAGAATTGTAATGCTTATATATCTCATCATAATATTTTGTCATTAGCCGGATGAATCGCTTCTTCGCGATCCATGTTATAAATTGAATGATACTTACGGGAATAAGAGCAATTAGGCCAAGAAGTACCGTAAATGTAAACATCGCTTCAATCCGTTCTTCCATCCCAAGATCAAGATATCCAATAAACGCGAATGCTAAAATAGCTATAAAAATCATGACTAACTGATTGTTTATAAAAAGAAAATTCACTGGTTTGCGGTAATTATGCCGATGAGTCTTAATTGCTCGTATCAGCCCCAGCGGGAAGAAAACCGGAAAGAAAATAAGGTTGCCAAAACAAATCTATGCATAAATCACCATACTCCCGCAGTAATCACATTCCTTAGCTTCACTAGGATTAATCGTCGTTTTGGCACCACAGCCGGGGCACTCCATTGTTTTCGGAAGTTTAGACTCGGATACTGTTGACTTATCCATATCATTCTCTAATCTATGGTTTTGACCAAAGTTGATATTAATAACATTCTTACTGGCACTAAACGGAGTTTGCACCTCTCTTTTAATTTTTGAAGGAAGCGGTTTCAGCTCCACTATTCCATTCCCAACCGTACCGAAAGGTAGAAGTTTATGATCGATCATGTACTGCAGATCATCGATAACGCGTTTCGGTTTTTGCCGGGACCTCTCAGCGATCTCATGAATCCGGATAATCTGATGATCAAGTATCAATTCCTTATACAGCTGCATCAATCGGACAAAGCGACTCTTTTCTTTTATTTCATAGAACACGAGCACCGCCACCGAAACCATAAATATAATGCCGAAAATGATCATATAATCTTGAACTGCTTGTACCCTCTCTTCAGGTGGCAGATCATTGTATCCGATCATTCCGAAGAACATAACAACAATAAAGCTGATGACCAGTTGAACGGACAGCATTCTAAAATTATATCCCCTCCGATAATTATGACGATGTGTCAATAATATACGGAGTACTCCCAGCGGAAGAAACACCGGGAAAAACAATAACGTTCCCATAAAGATTAGAGCATCCAGCTTAGTAACCGAATACTTATGATTTTCTATTGATTCCACCGGAGTTACGGTCTTCATTCTTTCAAACCCTCCTGTCAATCGCTTGTTATATGACTTATGAAGTACTGGCTTTTAACCGAACCAACTGAGTATTGCGTTCCATTAATATTGTTAGAGTCTCGTGTATTTGTTGAATGGTCTCTTCAGCTAATTTATCTTGAAGATCATGCTCGGCTCCTGTTATTAGTTTCACTTGATCCTCGAGTACACTGATTCTTTGCCGTATGATGTCCTCGATGGCATAAAGAGATTGGTGCGTTATCGGATCGCTGTAACGGAAGCTTTCTTCCAGCTCAAGCAGAAGCTTGTTTAAGACGCTACCCTGCTCCAATTCAAGTCCGGATAGTTGCTCGCGGATGGATGCAATCCATGCGACAGCCTCTTTCTGAGTGGACAGGGACGAACTTTCTTTATTTTCCTGAGACATGGCATACTTGCCGACTAGAGATACAAGACCAAGCACACCTACGGTTAAGAGGAATGTAATCAAGTGAATAGATAGATATGCATTCACCGTTAACCTAAACATATACCCGAAGAGCACAATTTCAAGGAGCACAGTAAGAGCATAAATACCGATTACGACACTAGAAGCAATATAAAAAGGTGCGCGAACAGCAAACCGATTCGTACCACTTACCATACGAAACATAAAAAATAGGATCATCCCCTCTGCGCACGCGGCTGCCGCTCCGGATATCCATGGATGCAGCGTTCTTGTTCCAGCTCCGTTTCCGATAAAACCAAACAGTAGTATTGTTATCAGCGGCAGTAGTACCCCGGCACCCAAAATCCAATTTCTTATATCAACCCTTTTAGTCAAACTGTTCCCTCGCTTTACGTCAGTTTATTTCCACATTCCATACAAAATTTTTGCCCTGGCTTAATTTCATGATCACAGCTACCACATTTGAGAACAGTACTGCTTCCGCAGCTTGGACAGAATTTTGCCTGTTCATTCAGCGATTCACCACATTCACGGCAAGGCCTAGGCATGAACTTCCCACAGCTACTGCATGATTCTGCATCAACGGCCACATCTTGTCCACAGGACGGACATGGATGATACGGATCACCATAGTGGAGGCAAAACTTTGAATTGGGGGGAATTGGATTGCCGCAATCACTGCACATCATCATAGCTGCAGTATCTTGCTGTCCTGTGCGGACGGGTTGACCACATCCGGAACAATAAACCGCTTCAGAATGATTTAGATTACCGCACTTGGAACAGGCTTTTTGCGCTACGGCCAAATCGCCCGATCCTTGAATATTTACTTCTCCGCTTATACGGTTCATTGCATCATACATGGGGTTAACCATTCCGAGGCCCATCCCTACGCCAAGTCCGGCACCGATGAATCCGGAGTTTGACCCGGGGTTTTTCGCTACACCTTCCAACGTGTCAAAGGATCGCTCCTGGTGATATGTATAACCGATAATGTCCATTTCCGCTTTTTTAGCTAATGCTTCTTTTAAACGGATTGCGGCTGGATCGTTATCCGGGATATTGATCGAATCCACATAAAAATTTAGTAAAGACAGCCCTATGTCTTGGAAAGCAGGAGCAATAGCCCCATGAATATGTTTGGATATTTCGGCGGCGTAGGCGTTGATTTCCACCACACTGATTTTTTTATGAACGATATACGAGGATATGATTTCATGAATGTTCGACATGAGCACGCCTCGAAAATATTTAACCAGAGTATTCTGATCAAATGATGGAAGCGTCCCCACCATTTTGAGCAGAAACTTGCGTGAATCTTCAATCTGCACACCAAATTGGCCGAAAGCCCGCAGCGATACAAGGATGTTGTATTTAGGATCCTGAAGCTGGATAGGTGAATTCGTTCCCCACTTTACATCCAGCGAACGAAGCTTATTAACGAACCAAACTTCAGCAGCAAAAGGCGACTTTCCGCCAAAAGGAAGATTCACAATGTTTGATAAAATCGGAATATTCGCCGTATTTAACGTATGGCGTCCTGCTGTAAACAAATCCAGAGCTTGACCACCTTTAAACAAAATGACTTCCTGTGATTCATTTACAATCAATTGGGTCCACGTGCCAAGCTCCTGATTGGGATAACACCAAGCGAAAACTCCCGGCGGTCCGTCGTATTTAATAACCTCAATGATAGCCATCTTTCGCACTCCTTTTACATCAGTTCAGCACATCTTAAGATCTATTTTAATTAGGTACTTATTTACTACATTATTGTATACGAAAATCGGGACATTTTGGGTCAAAAAATTGGAAAATAATAAAAATACCGCTTAACCCATGATTAGAGTTAAGCGGTATGGTCTTCTAGTAATAACTGCTGCCTTCTACAAACTCAAATTCAAAATCTCCAATGCGCACCAGAGTGCCTTCGGTCGCACCGCGACGGCGAAGTTCCTCATCGACTCCCATATGACGGAGAGTACGGGCAAGCTTCAGAATCGCATCATGCGAGTTCATCTGCATCCGCTTAAGCATACGCTCGATGCGTTCGCTATGCACGACATACATCTCGTTATCACGAGTAATCGTAAACGCATTGTCATCCTTTTTATCAAATTTATATACTTTACGTTCTGCAATCGCGGCGACATCTTCAACTACAGGCTCTTCTGGAATCTCGTCCAAAATAGCAGCTGCACGATACAAGAGTTCCTGAATGCCTTTGCGCGTCAGCGATGAAATTGGCATAATCTCAAGATCCGGCCGCACGGTCTTCACTTGTTCACGAAACGCTTTCAGGTTTTCTTCCGCATCAGGCATGTCCATTTTGTTAGCTGCAACGATTTGAGGTCGCTCTGCCAATATCGGGTTATACAGTCTGATCTCTTCGTTGATCTTCTGCCAGTCTTCGAATGGATCTCTTCCTTCGGAACCCGACATGTCCACAACATGGATGATGACACGTGTCCGTTCCACATGACGCAAAAATTCATGTCCGAGTCCTACTCCTTCATGTGCGCCTTCAATGAGACCTGGAAGATCTGCCATCACGAAGCTTCGTCCATCCCCAACATCAACCATGCCCAAATTAGGAGTTATCGTTGTAAAGTGATACGCACCAATCTTAGGCTGCGCTGCCGAAACGACCGACAACAGTGTAGATTTCCCGACGCTCGGAAAACCAACGAGTCCGATATCAGCCATCACCTTCAGCTCCATAACGACATAGCGTTCTTGGCCTTCTTCACCATTCTCGGCAAGCTCAGGCGCCGGATTATTCGGTGTGGCAAAACGAATATTTCCCCGTCCACCCCGTCCACCGCGAGCAACGACAACCTGTTGTCCGTGGCGGGTCATATCCGCAATTACTTCTCCTGTATCGTCATCAAGAAGCACCGTTCCCGGAGGAATTCTAACAACCATATTTTCGGCATTAGCCCCATGCTGGCTTTTGTTCCGGCCTTTCTCTCCCCGTTTCGCTTTAAAGTGCCGCTGGTAACGGAAATCCATTAGTGTACGGAGTCCTTCATCAACGCGGAAGATCACATCTCCACCCTTGCCGCCATCTCCTCCGCCAGGACCACCCTCAGGCACATATTTCTCACGGCGAAACGCAATAAGTCCATCTCCGCCGTCTCCGCCTTTGACAAAAATCTTTGCTTTATCTACAAACATGGATTCACCTTCCTCAAGTCACATACGGTAAACAAAGCCGATATGTCGTATTGTCCGTATGGATCTGCTCCATCCGGATACCTTTGTCATGTACTGCAAGTTGTATCTTCTGCTTTAAGCTGTCTTGATCACCGAAAAAACCTTCTCCATCGAATTCAGCAATCAATTCTTCTCCCTGTTCCATAAATGTCAGAGTCAACAGCCGGTCCTCTTCCCATGTTGAGTGCCCACCAATTTGGTATGCCTGCACAACTTCCATAATGGACTGCGTAAAATTCTCCTCAGCCTCGGTCGTCAACTTCCCATCCAATTGGACAAAATCCACAACATCAACATCCAATTGTAAGCCGGTGTTAAACGTTCGATATGAATGAAGATAAAGAACCAACGAAGGAATGCCCAGTTTCGAAATTTTACTGTCCTGCAGCATACGTTCCTTTATTCTTTCCACACATTGCACTGATTTATCAAGCTTCCCCAGTTGAATATATCCATATAAAATTTGAAGCTCATTCATCCAATCGTGACGGTGGTGGTTCAGTGTCTGAATGGCGTTCTGCTCCAAGCTTTTCTGGTTCGTTCGCTGTCTCTGTACTTCTGTACGCCGGGCATACCAAGCAGCACCGAACGAGGCGGCTGCAGACCAAATTGTCAATATTATTCCGGCTGCATACGTAGGATTCCATAACATCCAGGCTGCAGGCAGCACGGATGATAATCCAATACCAGCCGCTATCCATTTCCAGGAATTCATCGTTTCTCCCCGTTCCTCCACAACAATCGGTTACTTTCACCAAATCACAGTATACCATAGTCTTTAGCAGGGATTCATCACTCGTATTCAAGTTTATTGCTATTTTCTTCAAAAAAAAGAAGCCCCGGCATAGTTGCCGGAGACTTCTTAATCTGTAAGCCGTTTAAGAAACGATTTACGCTTCCACTGCAGCCGCTACAGGAGCGACCTCAACCGGGTAGACGCTCACTTTCTTGCGATCACGACCCCAACGTTCGAATTTCACAACGCCTTCGACTTTCGCAAACAAAGTATCGTCTTTACCGATGCCCACGTTTGTGCCTGGGTGAATTTTCGTTCCGCGTTGGCGAACCAAGATGCTGCCACCAGTCACGAGTTGACCGTCTGCACGTTTCACGCCCAAACGTTTCGCTTGGCTATCACGACCGTTCTTTGTGGAACCTACACCTTTTTTCGATGCGAATAACTGAAGATCCAATTTCAACATGTTGTCTACCTCCTTCTTTTAGTATTCTGTTCTTGTATTTGAATATACTCACGGTATGAATCTGCAATTCCTCGTAACATCAGAACCATAGATTCGAGAAGCAACTGCACCTGACCAGACACCGATTCGTCTTCCACAGGCGGAACAATACCGCTGAGAAAGCCGCCCTTCATCTTGGTCTCCATAACGGTACCGGTTAACGCCTCAATGGAGTTTACCGTTCCCACCGTAACACTGGATACACCAGCGCACACGATATCTTGTCCGCGGGGAGCATAACCTGCATGTCCCTTGACTTCAAAGCCATGGATTCGGCCGTTTTCCTTACGCGTAATCTGTACAGTAATCATTACCGCACCTTCTTACGCTTGGATTTTCTCGATGGTTACTTTTGTATAAGGTTGACGATGACCTTGCTTTTTGTGGTAGTTTTTCTTCGGTTTGTATTTGAATACAACGACCTTCTGGCCTTTACCGTGTTTCTCCACTTTCGCAGTTACAGTTGCACCAGAAACAACTGGTGTACCTGCTACCAAACCGTCCTCTTTAGAAACGGCCAGTACACGGTCGAAAGTCACGCTTTCTCCGTCACCTGCATTCAGCTTCTCGATGAACAATACATCGCCTTCTTGAACTTTGTATTGTTTACCACCTGTTTCGATAATAGCGTACATTTGCTTGCACCTCCTCATGTCTCAGACTCGCCTAATTCAGGTGTCCAATCATATAATGACCGTCCTTGTATACCCGATCGGAGCGGTTACAGCATGTGCAGCAATTGCTCACTAAACACATACCTGAAGATCATATCATATTGCCCATGATTCCGTCAATACCTACCACACTTACATTATGCCTGTCCCACCACAGGATGTACAAGTTCTAGAATAGGGGGCGGCCGAGCTTTCTCGTGCCTTCTTGCGAGTCATTTCAAGCAGTCCAAGCTTCGTCCAACCTACCACAAAACTTTTGGTCCGATCCTTACGGATGCCCGCTTCCATTGCGGCAATAACCTCATGTCTATGCTCTTCCTCTTCCATATCGATGAAATCTACAATAATAATACCACCAATGTCCCGAAGCCGGATGATTCTCGCAATTTCACGGGCAGCATGTAGATTGGTACGGGTGACTGTATCCTCAAAATTATCTCCGCCAATATACTTCGCTGTATTAACGTCAATAACGGTAAGTGCCTCGGTCTGATCAATAACGATCGTCCCTCCACCCGGGAGTGAGATTTGCCGGGAAAAACCCGACTTTAACTGTTCTTCTACACCGTATGCTTGAAAAATATGATTTTTCCCCTCGTATACCCGCATTTGAGGTTTAACTCCAGGTACCAAATCGGATAAATAACATTCCGCTTCTTTCGCATCCCGTTCACGGTCTATGATCAATTCATCATTCAGAGGATCAAAGGCATCCCGGAGAAACCTTTGAAGAATCCCCAAATCGCGATGCAGAAGATCAGGGGATTCCGATGTATGCGCGCGTTCCATAATCCGCTCCCACTCCATCCGCAGCATCTCCAAATCTCCCGCAACGGATTCAACAGGTTCATCCTCGGATACGGTACGCATAATAATACCCTCTTCCCCGCTCCTTAATCGCTCACCGATCATTTTGAGACGCATTCTTTCAGCTTCTCGCTGTATTTTCTTGGACACGGCCACATAATCGGACTTTGGCATAAACACCATACACCTGCCAGGCAGGGAGAAGTGGGTTGTTACCCTTGCTCCTTTGCCTCCCCTTGGTTCTTTCATAACCTGGACAACCAATTCTTGTCCCACAGAGAGCAGTTCCGCAATGGATGGTTTGTTCTTGGGCTGTTTCTCTAAATGTGGATGAAGAACATCATCCACATATAAAAAAGCATTCTTTTTCAATCCAATATCAACAAAGGCCGCCTGCATGCCTGGAAGCACATTGACCACTCTTCCTTTATAAAAACTTCCAACGACACTTTGTTCCCGACCTCGCTCTGCTGCATATTCTACGAGCCTGCCATCTTCGATGAGGGCCATCTGAATGGTATCCGGTTCACAGTGAACAATCATTTGTTTCATGGCTTCACCTCTTTATGGAAGACTAATCTACTGTACAATCCTATCACGAGTCAGCTCAGACGGGATATATTACATAGTGAATTCCTGTACAATATTTCTTTTGAACAAAATCAAGCATACCAAGGGGGCCTGTTAGACGCAAAAAAAGAGGCAATGACATGCTGCTCCGGTACGACAGCCATTAAACCTCCCCGGCGGTTCATAACGTAAATCAAATGATACTTCTCTCTTTTAAACAAACGCATAATATCATCCAAAGGTTTCGAAGAATCTGCAACTATTGGCTGAGCAGTTCCGATACTTTCCTGCTGATGTTCATATAATCCATTCCGGTTCACAAGAAAACGCATAAAACGGTAAGGGACATTACGGTGATCCTCAAAGTTCGAATAAGCCAAAAAAAGACCTATCAGTAACAGATTCAGCTTTATACCGCCGCCGGAAAGCAGTGGAGAAAGCCCATAGCCAATCATAAACAAACTGCAGATCATTCCGGCACGAGCAGTCCATAATAGCGTTGCATGATAGGGAAGGAGCAAACTGACAAGAGCCTGCATTACTTTCCCTCCATCCAAAGGCAGAACTGGAAGGAGATTAAACAGTGCAATAATCAAGTTCCCCTGTATCACATAGGACAAAAAGGGGCCGTCTCCCCAACCGGCCGCCTGACATAACCATGCAATTCCTATCATAATTCCATTCTGAAGAGGACCGGCCAATGCGATGATCAATTCTCGTGCGGCATTCATTCGTCCGTCATCCTCAATCACTGCAACACCGCCAAACGGCAGCATTTGAATAGACCGCACTTTAAAGCCCATAGCTATAGCAGCACCTGCATGACCCAGCTCATGTATGAACACGATAACAAATAAAGTAAGCAATTCCAAGAAACGCCCGGTTATAACGGAGGCCAGCATAACGATAACAAAAAGAGGATGTAGAGACAGAACAGTACCCCGGATGCTAATCAAATGAAATCACTTCCGTCGGATCCACGCTGCGGTCTCCGTCTTTTAACATAAAGTAAAGGGCAGACTGGTCTCCATCAGACTGTACTAGCGGCAATGTACCAACGACATCTCCGCCTTGAACCCAATCATTCACCTTCAAGTCAGATGCTGAAAGCCTACTGTATTGAGCGGTTCTTTCCCCTGTGTGCTGGATTGTAACCATAACGCTTGAATCCGGAAGTTTCTTAACTTCTAGAACTCGGCCCGTTTCTACGCTTTTAACCTCGCGAGAGGAGAACGAATCCCCTTCAGGCACTATGAGAATCCCTTTGAGGTCAATCGCAAAGGATTGCACAAGTTGTCCTTTCAACGGTGGTACCAATGTAGCCGATGCATTTACCTTTGTTGTATCCTGATCACTTTGGCCAAATATCGGAATAAATGAGGGTGGACCGCCAAAGTGTTCTTCATACCATACTTGAGCGGCCTGAAAGTCCATTTCTCGGCTTAAGCCTTCTACAATATACCCTTGTGCCCGCAAAGCCCAGGGTTCATGGACCGAGAAAATCCCCCAAACCGCTCCGAATAAAAGGACGCTCGCCGCGAAGCGCCGCATCAACCCTGCTGTAAAAGATGAATTACGAGGAGGAATCACAGGCTCCGTGACATTGTCATACCATCCGCGGTGACCTTGTTTCCACATTTTTTCGGGATCCCGTTCGATTTCCGGTCCGGTATGAACAGGCTCTTGAAATGTATTCTGCCGAAGAACAGGTTTACTGGAGGCGTTAGTAACCGGATTGGAACGGATAGTATTCAATCTCGTACTCTCTTCCGTCAGATTTTCATTCAATAGTTCACGGATTCGTGCTTCTCTCCTGTGTTTTACAGATGTTTTAATGTCCAAAATACTCTCCCCCTTGGGGCTTGTTTTACTCTATCTTATGAGGACAAGAAAGATGTTTAGAACAAGCCATCGCCAAGAGTGGATCTCGGTTTTCCTGCAAGAAAAAAGCCAGTGCAGTATTCTGCACCGGCCAGTCAAAAAAATAAGAATATACTATTACCCCATACCGAAAAATTT
Above is a window of Paenibacillus uliginis N3/975 DNA encoding:
- a CDS encoding Rne/Rng family ribonuclease, producing the protein MKQMIVHCEPDTIQMALIEDGRLVEYAAERGREQSVVGSFYKGRVVNVLPGMQAAFVDIGLKKNAFLYVDDVLHPHLEKQPKNKPSIAELLSVGQELVVQVMKEPRGGKGARVTTHFSLPGRCMVFMPKSDYVAVSKKIQREAERMRLKMIGERLRSGEEGIIMRTVSEDEPVESVAGDLEMLRMEWERIMERAHTSESPDLLHRDLGILQRFLRDAFDPLNDELIIDRERDAKEAECYLSDLVPGVKPQMRVYEGKNHIFQAYGVEEQLKSGFSRQISLPGGGTIVIDQTEALTVIDVNTAKYIGGDNFEDTVTRTNLHAAREIARIIRLRDIGGIIIVDFIDMEEEEHRHEVIAAMEAGIRKDRTKSFVVGWTKLGLLEMTRKKARESSAAPYSRTCTSCGGTGIM
- a CDS encoding M50 family metallopeptidase — its product is MISIRGTVLSLHPLFVIVMLASVITGRFLELLTLFVIVFIHELGHAGAAIAMGFKVRSIQMLPFGGVAVIEDDGRMNAARELIIALAGPLQNGIMIGIAWLCQAAGWGDGPFLSYVIQGNLIIALFNLLPVLPLDGGKVMQALVSLLLPYHATLLWTARAGMICSLFMIGYGLSPLLSGGGIKLNLLLIGLFLAYSNFEDHRNVPYRFMRFLVNRNGLYEHQQESIGTAQPIVADSSKPLDDIMRLFKREKYHLIYVMNRRGGLMAVVPEQHVIASFFASNRPPWYA
- a CDS encoding M23 family metallopeptidase, which codes for MDIKTSVKHRREARIRELLNENLTEESTRLNTIRSNPVTNASSKPVLRQNTFQEPVHTGPEIERDPEKMWKQGHRGWYDNVTEPVIPPRNSSFTAGLMRRFAASVLLFGAVWGIFSVHEPWALRAQGYIVEGLSREMDFQAAQVWYEEHFGGPPSFIPIFGQSDQDTTKVNASATLVPPLKGQLVQSFAIDLKGILIVPEGDSFSSREVKSVETGRVLEVKKLPDSSVMVTIQHTGERTAQYSRLSASDLKVNDWVQGGDVVGTLPLVQSDGDQSALYFMLKDGDRSVDPTEVISFD